A genomic region of uncultured Roseibium sp. contains the following coding sequences:
- a CDS encoding ABC transporter permease, with translation MFKFIGRKLGMGLVVAITVSLATFLMLNLAADPAAMVAGEDASPEAIEELRVQYGFDRPLAVRYVEWIGNVFVGNFGESYYWKRPVFDLFLERAPVTLTLAFSALTITTVVGLLLGVLAALNPNGWLDRFALSLGTAAQAVPNFWLGLMMIILLGVMFPIFPVSGDTTWKHFVLPSFVLGMSAVPQVLRLTRAGMIDVLGSDYIRTARAKGFGPGRILFQHAMRNALLPVVSVIAIQLGYKLGGSVVTESVFALNGLGRLAYESILGADIPTVQMLVFVFALIFIFLTVAGDVFNAWLDPRLRLE, from the coding sequence GTGTTCAAGTTCATTGGCCGAAAGCTGGGAATGGGTCTCGTGGTGGCGATCACGGTGTCGCTCGCAACCTTCCTGATGCTCAACCTTGCCGCGGATCCAGCAGCGATGGTTGCCGGTGAAGACGCCTCACCGGAAGCTATCGAGGAACTGCGCGTGCAATACGGTTTCGACCGGCCGCTCGCAGTGCGCTACGTGGAATGGATCGGCAATGTCTTTGTCGGCAATTTCGGCGAAAGCTACTATTGGAAACGTCCTGTTTTCGACCTTTTCCTGGAACGGGCTCCCGTCACCCTGACACTCGCCTTCAGCGCCCTGACGATCACCACAGTTGTCGGTCTCCTTCTGGGGGTGCTGGCCGCGCTCAATCCGAACGGATGGCTCGACCGTTTCGCGCTGAGCCTCGGGACCGCGGCCCAGGCCGTCCCGAACTTCTGGCTCGGGCTCATGATGATCATACTTCTGGGCGTGATGTTTCCGATTTTTCCGGTGTCCGGCGACACGACCTGGAAGCATTTTGTCCTGCCGTCCTTTGTCCTGGGCATGAGCGCGGTGCCGCAAGTTCTGCGGCTCACGCGCGCGGGCATGATCGATGTATTGGGGTCGGACTATATCCGGACGGCGCGTGCGAAGGGGTTCGGCCCAGGACGCATCCTGTTCCAGCACGCGATGCGCAACGCGCTCCTGCCGGTGGTGAGCGTGATCGCGATCCAACTGGGCTACAAGCTCGGCGGTTCGGTCGTGACCGAGTCGGTCTTCGCGCTCAACGGCCTGGGGCGTCTTGCCTATGAAAGCATTCTGGGAGCCGACATCCCGACCGTGCAGATGCTGGTTTTCGTCTTCGCCCTCATTTTCATCTTCCTCACCGTTGCCGGGGACGTTTTCAACGCCTGGCTCGATCCCAGACTGCGCCTGGAGTGA
- a CDS encoding ABC transporter substrate-binding protein, giving the protein MKLRSTLLAATLISSLAAPASADKANDTLVVAANKEIQTLDSLYSTARENVILSYLTSDQLVVRDPETNEYLPALASSYAYVDDKTVDFVLRDGVTFHDGSPVTAEDIVFSFEWTANEQAATKRGAFIRGWFESAEALDGKTIRITAKKPYPLMLRDIAMFVQTRKAGSYGPASDPNTSALTQEFNGTGPYRVVSFDMGAGVTLEKFDGYYDDSPKSTDGAKTIVIRPIPEWGTVSAEMISGGVQFSYTVPDDTAQNLGTLPMVDHVPGPTTRIGFLILDAGGVTDPDGPMTHLKVRQAMNHAVNKKAIVDHLVGGSSVVINSLCYDGMFGCTQDVTTYDYDVDKAKSLLSEAGYPDGFELDLWAYRDKPVTEAVAADLAKIGIKANINYVKLSAFSKARAAEEAPSMHGTWGYYATPDVGAIHNHFAAGSNRNLNRDPDLEALFDAALSTIDEEERTDLYTQALKLSADMAYHVPIYRFTENYVAGTDVDFTPPSDGLVRLNEITWK; this is encoded by the coding sequence ATGAAACTAAGGTCAACGCTCCTGGCGGCTACGCTGATATCATCCCTTGCCGCACCAGCATCCGCCGACAAGGCAAACGACACCCTGGTCGTTGCGGCGAACAAGGAAATCCAGACGCTCGACAGCCTGTATTCGACAGCGCGCGAAAATGTCATTCTGTCGTACCTGACATCGGATCAGCTGGTTGTCCGGGATCCTGAAACCAACGAATATTTGCCTGCGCTCGCGTCGTCATACGCCTATGTCGACGACAAGACCGTGGACTTCGTCCTGCGCGACGGCGTGACGTTCCACGACGGTTCGCCGGTCACCGCGGAAGACATCGTCTTCTCGTTCGAATGGACGGCGAACGAACAGGCGGCAACAAAACGGGGAGCTTTCATTCGCGGCTGGTTTGAAAGTGCCGAGGCGCTCGACGGCAAAACGATCCGCATCACCGCGAAAAAACCCTACCCGCTCATGCTGCGCGACATTGCCATGTTCGTTCAGACGCGCAAGGCAGGCAGCTACGGTCCGGCATCGGATCCGAATACCAGCGCATTGACGCAGGAGTTCAACGGAACCGGCCCGTACCGTGTGGTCAGCTTCGACATGGGTGCAGGTGTCACACTTGAGAAGTTTGACGGATATTATGACGATAGCCCCAAGTCCACGGATGGTGCAAAGACCATCGTCATACGGCCGATCCCCGAATGGGGCACGGTCTCGGCGGAAATGATTTCGGGCGGGGTCCAGTTTTCCTACACCGTTCCCGATGACACCGCGCAGAATCTCGGCACCCTTCCCATGGTGGATCACGTTCCGGGACCGACGACCCGCATCGGCTTCCTGATCCTCGACGCCGGCGGTGTCACGGATCCTGATGGCCCGATGACCCATCTCAAGGTGCGCCAGGCGATGAACCACGCCGTCAACAAAAAGGCAATCGTGGATCACCTTGTCGGCGGATCGAGCGTGGTGATCAACTCGCTGTGCTATGACGGCATGTTCGGCTGCACACAGGACGTGACGACATATGACTATGACGTGGACAAAGCCAAGTCGTTGCTTTCGGAAGCGGGTTACCCGGACGGGTTCGAGCTCGATCTCTGGGCATATCGCGACAAGCCTGTAACAGAAGCCGTCGCTGCTGATCTTGCGAAGATCGGTATCAAGGCGAATATCAATTACGTAAAGCTTTCGGCTTTCTCCAAGGCACGTGCGGCAGAAGAAGCGCCGTCCATGCATGGCACCTGGGGCTATTACGCGACGCCTGATGTCGGTGCAATTCACAACCACTTCGCGGCAGGGTCGAACCGCAACCTCAACCGCGATCCGGACCTGGAAGCGCTGTTTGATGCCGCCCTCTCCACAATCGATGAGGAGGAACGAACCGATCTCTACACACAGGCCCTCAAGCTGTCAGCGGACATGGCATATCACGTGCCGATCTACCGGTTCACCGAAAACTACGTAGCCGGCACGGACGTTGACTTCACCCCGCCCTCCGATGGCCTGGTGCGGCTGAACGAAATCACCTGGAAGTAG
- a CDS encoding M20/M25/M40 family metallo-hydrolase, with translation MLPSSDLTPDLQDRDAAIASAVRYIEGGGFKTDLERLVACRTETSKHGDAAQKLIYLKELIAPQLAGIGFTAQVFENPDPGSGPLAIYQRIEDPQLPTVLIYGHADVVPGQEGQWDASRSPWKLEQVNGKLYGRGTADNKGQHWINMAALREVIAARGCLGFNCKILLETEEESGSPGLETFCEMHRDALAADVLIASDGPRIRTDRPTVALGSRGNFNFDLEIRYRDGGRHSGNWGGSIKDPVIRLAHAIATIADDQGRILIEAWRPDKPTDRVRDLLKDCPILQSNGVSRMDEDWGETELEPAERVLAWNNFAVLAIKAGAPERPVNAIAPAAWARCQLRFLAGLDPETILPTLRAHLDACGFEDVILRPARSTWWRGTTTDPDDPWVRRTMRSLERTEVQTPDLIPCIGGSLPNHAFQGIVGMPTVWIPHSYADCSQHAPNEHVRLDLCRSAIRVMTGLFWDIGRHEREGSLHAYRGDCRVDHGSSGKLERDGA, from the coding sequence ATGTTGCCGAGTTCCGATCTGACGCCTGATCTTCAGGACCGCGATGCCGCGATTGCATCCGCCGTGCGTTACATTGAGGGGGGTGGGTTCAAGACAGATCTGGAAAGACTCGTCGCTTGCCGTACCGAGACGTCGAAGCACGGGGATGCGGCTCAAAAGCTGATCTATCTGAAGGAACTCATTGCGCCGCAACTTGCCGGTATCGGTTTTACCGCGCAGGTCTTCGAAAATCCTGATCCCGGTTCAGGACCATTGGCGATCTACCAGCGTATTGAAGACCCGCAACTGCCGACTGTGTTGATTTACGGTCACGCTGACGTCGTTCCGGGCCAGGAAGGCCAATGGGACGCAAGCCGGTCTCCCTGGAAACTGGAACAGGTCAACGGCAAGCTGTACGGGCGCGGAACGGCGGACAACAAGGGCCAGCACTGGATCAACATGGCGGCGTTGCGGGAAGTGATTGCCGCTCGGGGATGTCTGGGGTTCAATTGCAAGATCCTGCTCGAAACGGAAGAAGAATCCGGTTCCCCCGGTCTGGAAACCTTTTGCGAAATGCACAGGGACGCTCTGGCGGCTGATGTCCTGATCGCCAGCGACGGTCCCAGGATCCGCACCGACCGGCCAACCGTTGCTCTCGGTTCACGCGGTAATTTCAATTTCGATCTTGAAATCAGGTATCGCGATGGTGGCCGGCACTCCGGCAACTGGGGCGGTTCGATCAAGGACCCGGTGATCCGTCTCGCGCATGCCATTGCAACGATCGCCGACGATCAGGGGCGTATTCTGATCGAGGCGTGGCGACCGGACAAACCGACAGACCGTGTTCGGGACCTCCTGAAGGATTGCCCGATCCTGCAGTCGAACGGTGTCAGCAGGATGGACGAGGATTGGGGTGAGACGGAACTGGAACCAGCCGAACGCGTGCTGGCATGGAACAATTTTGCCGTTCTGGCGATCAAGGCGGGTGCTCCCGAACGTCCGGTCAATGCCATCGCGCCGGCGGCTTGGGCGCGCTGCCAGCTGCGCTTTCTGGCAGGGCTCGATCCGGAAACGATCCTGCCCACCTTGCGCGCGCATCTGGATGCTTGCGGCTTCGAAGACGTGATCCTGAGACCTGCCAGAAGCACTTGGTGGAGAGGTACCACCACGGATCCGGACGATCCATGGGTCCGCAGAACGATGCGTTCCCTGGAAAGGACGGAAGTGCAGACGCCGGACCTCATTCCCTGTATCGGCGGCTCGCTGCCCAACCATGCGTTTCAGGGGATTGTCGGGATGCCGACGGTCTGGATTCCCCATTCCTACGCGGACTGTTCCCAGCACGCGCCGAATGAGCATGTCCGCCTGGATCTGTGCCGCAGCGCGATCCGGGTCATGACCGGATTGTTCTGGGACATCGGGCGGCACGAACGGGAGGGAAGCTTACATGCTTATCGGGGCGATTGCCGAGTGGATCACGGATCATCCGGGAAACTGGAACGCGACGGTGCTTGA
- a CDS encoding MmgE/PrpD family protein: MLIGAIAEWITDHPGNWNATVLERARYGIADTVGCIIAASGHDVVVRAAAASGGNGKAASTAAFIDGTAAHVLEIDDNFYPALTHASAQAVPALFALAEKRDCSGRQVLDAYLYSLEIQAAIASAMGRSHTLAGWHATGTLSTIATAAAAANMLGLSKAEVANAMSISCSMAAGSKAQFGTMTKSLHCGFAARNSVEAALLAASGIEGSADALDGPHGFLAMHSDGETPAYESVLKSLHASSSVETFGLAPKRHACCASAHKGLDAVEDLTRIHKFDLADVERIDVSIGTTNRQNLRYDRPRDGMEARFSLPYAMVVFLHAGKFWLDDLQDEAVRRPEILSHLEKVHVNVLDLDEKELPITQPLEHQVRVRLKTGEELSAQRAFAKGTVADPFTEQDYLDKFLNCCEDRLETEQAEELWSNLRSIDSDTVPSAKRAKGFSSGQAALFSSL; this comes from the coding sequence ATGCTTATCGGGGCGATTGCCGAGTGGATCACGGATCATCCGGGAAACTGGAACGCGACGGTGCTTGAACGCGCGCGTTATGGCATAGCGGACACCGTCGGCTGTATCATCGCGGCGTCCGGTCACGACGTCGTGGTCAGGGCGGCGGCGGCTTCCGGTGGAAACGGGAAAGCTGCCTCAACAGCCGCCTTTATCGACGGCACAGCAGCCCATGTTCTGGAAATCGACGACAATTTCTACCCCGCCCTGACACATGCTTCGGCGCAGGCGGTTCCTGCGTTGTTTGCACTGGCAGAAAAGCGCGATTGCAGCGGCAGGCAGGTGCTTGATGCCTATCTGTACAGCCTTGAGATCCAGGCCGCCATTGCCAGTGCAATGGGACGAAGCCATACCCTCGCGGGCTGGCACGCAACCGGAACCCTGTCGACTATCGCGACGGCGGCGGCAGCGGCGAACATGCTCGGTCTGTCAAAGGCCGAGGTCGCAAACGCCATGAGCATATCCTGCAGCATGGCCGCAGGTTCCAAAGCGCAGTTCGGCACCATGACAAAATCGCTGCATTGCGGCTTTGCCGCCCGCAATTCCGTCGAGGCGGCGCTGCTGGCTGCGTCCGGCATTGAAGGGTCTGCCGATGCCCTGGACGGACCCCATGGGTTCCTGGCAATGCACAGCGACGGTGAGACGCCTGCATATGAAAGCGTCCTGAAAAGTCTTCACGCATCCAGTTCCGTCGAAACCTTTGGTCTGGCGCCGAAGAGGCATGCCTGTTGCGCGTCGGCCCACAAGGGGTTGGACGCGGTCGAGGATCTGACAAGGATCCACAAATTCGATCTCGCCGACGTTGAGCGTATCGACGTTTCGATTGGGACCACCAATCGTCAAAATCTGCGTTACGACCGTCCCCGGGATGGGATGGAAGCACGGTTCTCGCTGCCATATGCAATGGTTGTTTTCCTGCACGCAGGGAAATTCTGGCTGGACGATCTGCAAGACGAGGCAGTGCGGCGCCCCGAGATCCTCAGCCATCTGGAAAAGGTCCATGTTAACGTTCTGGATCTGGACGAAAAGGAACTGCCGATAACACAGCCTCTCGAGCACCAGGTCAGGGTGCGCCTCAAAACGGGTGAAGAACTGTCTGCCCAACGCGCCTTTGCGAAGGGGACGGTAGCGGACCCGTTCACGGAACAGGATTATCTGGACAAATTCCTGAATTGCTGTGAGGACAGGCTCGAAACGGAACAGGCCGAAGAGCTTTGGTCAAACTTGCGGTCAATCGATTCCGACACGGTTCCTTCCGCAAAACGCGCCAAAGGCTTTTCTTCCGGTCAGGCGGCGCTGTTCAGTTCCCTGTAA
- a CDS encoding LysR family transcriptional regulator → MQKKNLNSVDLNLFKVLNAMIEKRNVTQAAQSLGMSQPAVSHALNRLRSLFSDDLFVRTPQGMQPTERCLAIAEKVSVSVAELVNVIQSDEDFDPSEANAIVRIAMSDLLTGLLPGMLVPKMSRIAPNIEFRFLPALGLAKEVVERSLHSDLDAGRIDLAFFWDYDVPSRYSWHKLGEVDYVCAGSKENARFDRDLDVAYYEIAPHVSTTTIDANRTRLDQQIAESGHSRNVKLRVPHFAAAMSVVSSSDMITSIPRIIAPIARARYGLVVRELPFQSPIRHLNLVWHKTRDGDPLHKWLRKTVAESYRELNSAA, encoded by the coding sequence TTGCAGAAGAAAAACCTCAACTCCGTCGACCTGAACCTCTTCAAGGTCCTCAACGCGATGATCGAAAAGCGGAACGTGACCCAGGCGGCGCAATCGCTCGGCATGTCGCAACCTGCGGTCAGCCATGCATTGAACCGGCTGCGATCGCTCTTCAGTGACGACCTGTTCGTGCGCACACCACAGGGAATGCAGCCGACAGAACGCTGTCTGGCCATCGCCGAAAAGGTCTCTGTGAGTGTCGCCGAACTCGTCAACGTAATCCAGTCGGACGAAGACTTCGATCCGTCGGAAGCGAATGCCATCGTGCGCATCGCGATGAGCGATCTTCTCACGGGACTGCTGCCCGGCATGCTGGTGCCGAAAATGAGCCGGATCGCTCCGAATATCGAATTCCGTTTTCTGCCGGCCCTCGGCCTTGCAAAGGAGGTCGTCGAACGGAGCCTTCATTCCGATCTGGATGCCGGACGCATCGATCTGGCCTTCTTCTGGGACTATGATGTTCCGAGCCGCTATTCCTGGCACAAACTGGGCGAGGTTGATTATGTTTGCGCCGGTTCAAAGGAAAACGCGCGCTTCGACCGTGACCTGGATGTCGCGTATTACGAGATTGCGCCGCATGTCAGCACGACCACCATTGATGCCAACCGGACCCGATTGGACCAGCAGATCGCTGAGAGCGGGCACAGCCGCAATGTGAAACTGCGCGTGCCGCATTTTGCGGCGGCAATGAGTGTGGTGTCGTCCTCGGACATGATCACCAGCATTCCGCGCATCATTGCGCCGATTGCGCGGGCGCGGTACGGCCTGGTCGTGCGTGAACTTCCGTTTCAATCTCCCATTCGTCATCTCAATCTTGTCTGGCACAAGACGCGTGATGGCGACCCGTTGCACAAATGGCTGCGGAAGACCGTCGCGGAGAGTTACAGGGAACTGAACAGCGCCGCCTGA
- a CDS encoding MBL fold metallo-hydrolase → MPDVSHYPIAKDWFSVSRIDDTTDLLLEPHVHVLEQANMFFVRGSGRDMIIDTGMGIVPIAPYVDPLSAKPHSEIICVSTHTHIDHIGGVHEFDTRLVHPIEADEMASPSIMSTIIRDEIDPVLLELFASSGYPPLDELLITALPHEGYDPASYTLKGAPATGLLEEGDTVDLGDRQFTVLHVPGHSPGSIALFEEKTGILFAGDAIYDGPLIYDGPGMSVDDYVVTMKKLQALDVAVVHGGHDPSFNRKRLDEIVENYFRIWGV, encoded by the coding sequence ATGCCCGACGTCTCACATTACCCGATTGCAAAAGACTGGTTTTCGGTCTCCAGGATCGATGACACGACGGACTTGTTGCTGGAACCGCATGTTCATGTTCTGGAGCAGGCCAACATGTTTTTCGTGCGCGGTTCCGGCCGCGACATGATCATCGATACCGGGATGGGCATCGTACCGATCGCACCTTATGTCGATCCGTTGTCGGCCAAGCCGCATTCCGAGATCATCTGTGTGTCGACCCACACGCATATCGATCATATCGGCGGTGTCCACGAATTCGATACCCGCCTCGTTCATCCGATCGAAGCTGACGAGATGGCGTCCCCCTCCATCATGAGCACGATCATTCGGGATGAAATTGATCCGGTCCTGCTGGAGTTGTTTGCGTCTTCGGGCTATCCGCCTCTGGACGAACTGCTCATAACCGCCTTGCCTCATGAGGGCTACGATCCGGCCTCATATACGCTCAAGGGCGCACCCGCCACCGGGCTTCTGGAGGAAGGCGATACCGTCGATCTGGGCGACCGGCAATTCACTGTTCTGCATGTGCCGGGACACTCGCCGGGCAGTATCGCGCTGTTCGAGGAAAAAACCGGGATTCTGTTTGCAGGAGATGCGATTTATGATGGCCCGCTCATCTATGACGGGCCGGGAATGAGCGTTGACGACTACGTGGTGACCATGAAAAAGCTGCAGGCACTCGACGTGGCGGTCGTTCACGGAGGTCACGATCCGAGCTTTAACAGGAAACGCCTGGATGAAATCGTGGAGAATTACTTCCGGATCTGGGGCGTTTGA
- a CDS encoding isochorismatase family cysteine hydrolase — protein MPEQPLIVGNPVLLVIDIQKSAFLENYDGGIPKMSAYTNAMRQARTVIDAARANDIPVIFFQEAHRPDMVDFGRELDGTEDVHCVEGREGTEIADEIVGLKPDDYVIKKRRYSCFIGTDLDILLRGLKADTLVMVGGLTNVCVHYTFADGHQKDFYCRVVKDCVGGSDPDAHSAALDAMEYLQTGAVRASDEIIAAFGSHGAAAA, from the coding sequence ATGCCCGAACAACCCCTGATCGTCGGAAACCCGGTGTTGCTGGTGATCGACATCCAGAAGAGCGCGTTTCTTGAAAACTATGACGGCGGCATTCCGAAGATGTCCGCATACACAAATGCCATGCGTCAGGCCCGAACGGTGATCGATGCCGCGCGTGCGAACGACATCCCGGTGATCTTCTTTCAGGAAGCCCATCGCCCGGACATGGTCGACTTTGGACGCGAACTTGACGGCACCGAAGACGTTCATTGCGTCGAAGGACGTGAAGGAACGGAAATTGCCGACGAAATCGTTGGTCTGAAACCTGATGACTATGTCATCAAGAAACGGCGCTATTCCTGCTTTATCGGGACCGATCTCGACATCCTGCTACGGGGCTTGAAAGCCGACACGCTTGTCATGGTCGGCGGACTGACCAATGTGTGCGTTCACTACACGTTCGCAGACGGCCACCAGAAAGACTTTTACTGCCGCGTCGTGAAGGATTGCGTCGGCGGCTCCGATCCCGACGCACATTCAGCCGCGCTCGATGCAATGGAGTATCTGCAAACCGGAGCCGTTCGGGCGTCCGATGAAATCATAGCCGCGTTCGGTTCACACGGAGCCGCAGCAGCCTGA
- a CDS encoding ABC transporter permease subunit translates to MKAAFKHGFMLICAAYISLPIVIVCLSALNGGRSMLFPPKDPTLARFGEFFVSEPVWLRSMENSVIVALASATLAVLIAWPIAYDQWKRNTPLSRALTGLAGLPFALPPIVFGVGLSFLWTFVGGLGNIFTGILSHTALLAALPLVTISIGLQSIDKYHLDAAQTMGADEATILRTIILPQTLSYTLSGFFFVVVLSFHEFIVIFFVSASAYSTVTLQIFNSLRNGFTPTMAVGAITFLLVSIAVFSAVARYGDLPRLLGADPAQKDT, encoded by the coding sequence ATGAAAGCCGCATTCAAACACGGTTTCATGCTGATTTGTGCCGCCTATATCAGTCTGCCGATCGTGATCGTGTGCCTGTCCGCCCTCAATGGCGGCCGTTCCATGCTGTTTCCTCCGAAGGATCCGACCCTGGCCCGCTTCGGAGAGTTTTTCGTATCCGAACCGGTATGGCTCCGCTCGATGGAGAACTCCGTCATTGTCGCGCTCGCGAGCGCAACATTGGCCGTACTGATTGCCTGGCCCATCGCTTATGACCAGTGGAAGCGGAATACGCCGCTCTCCCGCGCCCTCACAGGTCTTGCCGGACTGCCCTTCGCCTTGCCGCCGATCGTGTTCGGGGTCGGCTTGAGCTTCCTGTGGACCTTTGTCGGCGGATTGGGGAACATCTTCACCGGCATACTGAGCCACACGGCATTGCTCGCAGCGCTGCCGCTCGTGACGATTTCGATCGGACTGCAATCCATCGACAAGTACCACCTGGACGCGGCGCAAACCATGGGTGCCGACGAAGCGACTATCCTTCGGACGATCATTCTGCCGCAGACCCTTTCTTACACCTTGTCCGGCTTCTTCTTCGTGGTGGTTCTGAGCTTCCACGAATTCATCGTCATCTTTTTCGTGTCTGCTTCCGCCTACAGCACGGTGACGCTGCAGATCTTCAATTCGCTGCGCAACGGTTTCACACCGACGATGGCTGTCGGGGCGATTACCTTCCTTTTGGTTTCAATTGCCGTTTTCAGTGCAGTCGCCCGTTATGGCGACCTTCCCCGCCTGCTTGGTGCAGATCCGGCGCAAAAAGACACATGA